In Rattus norvegicus strain BN/NHsdMcwi chromosome 1, GRCr8, whole genome shotgun sequence, a genomic segment contains:
- the Or51e1 gene encoding olfactory receptor Olr63 isoform X1 yields MGSPSGNESSVTYFILIGLPGLEEFQFWLAFPLCSLYLIAVLGNLTIIYIVRTEHRLHEPMYIFLCMLSGLDILISTSSMPKMMAIFWFNSTTIQFDACLIQMFAIHSLSGMESTVLLAMAFDRYVAICHPLRHATVLTLPRVAKIGMAAVVRGAALMAPLPVFIKRLPFCRSNILSHSYCLHQDVMKLACADIRVNIIYGLIVIISAIGLDSLFISFSYLLILKTVLGLTREAQAKAFGTCVSHVCAVFIFYVPFIGLSMVHRFSKRHDSLLPVIMANIYLLVPPVLNPIVYGVKTKEIRQRILRLFLMTTHTSAH; encoded by the coding sequence ATGGGAAGCCCCAGTGGCAATGAATCCAGTGTCACATATTTCATCTTAATAGGCCTCCCAGGATTAGAAGAGTTCCAGTTTTGGTTGGCTTTCCCATTATGTTCCCTCTACCTTATTGCTGTGCTAGGTAACTTGACGATCATCTACATTGTGAGGACAGAGCACAGACTACATGAGCCCATGTATATCTTTCTTTGCATGCTTTCTGGCCTTGACATCCTCATTTCCACCTCATCCATGCCAAAAATGATGGCCATTTTCTGGTTCAATTCCACCACCATCCAGTTTGATGCTTGTTTGATACAGATGTTTGCCATCCATTCCTTATCTGGCATGGAGTCCACAGTGCTGCTGGCCATGGCCTTtgatcgctatgtggccatctgtcaTCCACTACGGCATGCCACTGTGCTTACATTGCCTCGTGTTGCGAAGATTGGCATGGCTGCTGTGGTCCGGGGTGCAGCACTAATGGCACCCTTACCTGTCTTCATCAAGAGGTTGCCTTTCTGTCGTTCCAACATCCTTTCTCATTCTTACTGCCTACACCAAGACGTCATGAAGCTGGCCTGCGCTGACATCCGTGTCAATATCATTTATGGACTAATTGTCATCATCTCTGCCATTGGTTTGGACTCACTTTTCATCTCCTTCTCATATTTGCTCATCCTCAAGACTGTGTTGGGCTTGACACGTGAAGCCCAGGCAAAAGCGTTTGGCACTTGTGTCTCTCATGTGTGTGCTGTTTTCATCTTCTATGTGCCCTTCATTGGATTGTCAATGGTGCACCGTTTTAGCAAGAGACATGACTCTCTCCTGCCTGTCATTATGGCTAACATCTATCTGCTGGTTCCTCCTGTGCTCAACCCCATCGTCTATGGAGTAAAGACAAAGGAGATCCGGCAGCGCATCCTTCGTCTTTTTCTCATGACCACACACACTTCAGCTCACTAG